From a region of the Candidatus Brocadia sp. genome:
- the tgt gene encoding tRNA guanosine(34) transglycosylase Tgt, which yields MIFRPLAVDKQTKARCGELRLANRSIPTPVFMPVGTQGTIKTLTPQQLKETNTKIILCNAYHLCLRPGEKIIRQSGGLHKFIGWDGAIITDSGGYQVFSLTGLTKVSDNGVEFQSPIDGTRMFLTPERMMQIQNDIGADIIMPFDECVPYPCEQDRAGVAVKRTLEWAERCLTAHKNKQQTLFGIVQGSVFRELRIECARKLVEMNFEGYSIGGLSVGEGAFLMNEVLDYTVDYLPQERPRYLMGVGFPIDIINAVERGIDMFDCVVPTRNGRNGCAFTSTGKIKILNSQYKEDKEPLDKMCGCYTCRNFTRAYLRHLFLASEILGLTLISLHNIFYFQNLMQQIRESIIKGEFKDFKADFLLKQSG from the coding sequence TTGATTTTTAGACCCCTGGCAGTTGATAAGCAAACAAAAGCTCGGTGCGGTGAACTTCGATTGGCGAATCGCAGTATCCCTACACCAGTTTTTATGCCAGTTGGTACGCAAGGAACGATCAAGACTTTAACGCCACAGCAACTCAAGGAGACGAATACAAAGATTATTTTGTGTAATGCGTATCATCTCTGCCTCAGACCGGGGGAGAAAATTATTAGGCAATCCGGAGGTCTCCATAAATTTATAGGATGGGATGGTGCGATTATTACTGATAGTGGTGGATATCAGGTTTTTTCGCTTACTGGTTTGACAAAGGTTTCAGACAATGGAGTGGAATTTCAATCCCCTATTGATGGAACAAGGATGTTCCTTACCCCCGAAAGGATGATGCAAATACAAAATGATATCGGCGCGGATATTATTATGCCGTTTGATGAATGTGTGCCGTACCCCTGTGAACAGGACAGGGCGGGTGTGGCGGTAAAAAGGACACTTGAGTGGGCGGAACGCTGTCTAACCGCACACAAGAATAAACAACAAACGCTCTTTGGTATTGTTCAAGGAAGTGTATTCAGGGAACTGCGTATTGAATGTGCCAGAAAACTCGTAGAAATGAATTTCGAGGGATACTCAATTGGGGGGCTCAGTGTTGGTGAAGGGGCATTCCTGATGAACGAGGTACTTGACTATACCGTAGATTATTTACCGCAGGAAAGACCTCGGTATTTGATGGGTGTTGGATTTCCTATTGATATCATAAATGCTGTCGAACGCGGGATTGATATGTTTGATTGCGTTGTTCCCACACGCAATGGAAGAAACGGGTGTGCCTTTACAAGTACCGGTAAAATAAAGATCCTGAATAGCCAATATAAAGAAGACAAAGAGCCTCTGGACAAGATGTGTGGCTGTTATACATGCCGGAATTTTACAAGGGCATATTTGCGGCATCTCTTTCTGGCAAGCGAAATCCTGGGGTTAACCTTGATTTCATTACACAACATATTTTATTTTCAAAACCTGATGCAGCAGATAAGAGAATCCATTATAAAAGGCGAATTTAAGGATTTTAAAGCAGACTTTTTATTAAAACAGTCTGGGTGA
- a CDS encoding epoxyqueuosine reductase QueH, which yields MNLLLHICCACCLCAPLNELRKEGFKVTGLFYNPNIHPLLEFRRRLKALRVFQESDPIPVIYREDYGLREYLKKVNYEGDDRCADCYTMRLKFTAAYAQENRFGAFTSTMLFSVYQNHEQLKMFSENLSKEYGIDFIYRDYRYLSECSHDIARKKMIYRQGYCGCVFSEYERYKDTTRELYKGNNPHSRDKESTRKVLDMTEVLHRCDCFG from the coding sequence ATGAATCTATTGCTTCATATTTGCTGCGCCTGTTGTTTATGTGCACCGCTCAATGAACTGAGAAAAGAAGGTTTTAAAGTAACCGGGCTCTTTTACAATCCAAATATACATCCGTTGCTTGAGTTCAGACGAAGGCTGAAAGCGCTGCGCGTATTCCAGGAAAGCGATCCCATTCCGGTAATTTACCGTGAGGATTATGGCTTAAGGGAATATCTGAAGAAAGTCAATTATGAGGGAGATGACCGGTGTGCCGATTGTTACACCATGAGATTAAAATTTACGGCTGCCTATGCACAGGAAAACAGATTTGGCGCCTTTACATCCACAATGTTGTTTAGCGTCTATCAGAATCACGAGCAGTTAAAGATGTTTTCAGAAAATTTATCAAAAGAATACGGGATTGATTTTATCTATCGTGACTATCGTTACTTGTCTGAGTGCAGCCATGATATAGCCAGGAAAAAAATGATTTATCGGCAAGGCTATTGTGGATGTGTATTCAGTGAATATGAAAGGTATAAAGACACCACCCGGGAATTGTATAAGGGTAACAACCCCCATAGCAGGGACAAGGAAAGCACCCGTAAAGTTTTAGATATGACAGAGGTGTTGCACAGATGCGATTGTTTTGGATAG
- a CDS encoding LysM peptidoglycan-binding domain-containing protein, producing the protein MKRDVQVGVTLGVIILAIIGVFLSTRTSVKEPAIPIPDEEEETQSGVLDISQLSPDTQNASQESLEETKAALKGTEESTTQKTSIVADTTKIEEQTAEKEDNIVEGEWQKAKEKEPVNVTANDTKASVTNQEDWKDVSYSDGKTTSKFRMHKVKYSDSLRKIARKYYGDESKWLLIFNANQDKIQDRNSIRIGTELIIPEEKTKTEITTPTLSQVVEMEDAKQTVRKHIIQQGDSLYTLATKYYNDGTKWSKIFNANRKVLKDQKSLKIGQELVIPDL; encoded by the coding sequence ATGAAAAGAGATGTGCAAGTTGGTGTAACTTTAGGAGTGATTATTCTGGCAATTATTGGCGTCTTTCTGAGCACAAGAACGAGCGTGAAAGAACCAGCTATTCCTATTCCGGATGAAGAGGAAGAAACACAAAGTGGTGTATTGGACATAAGCCAATTATCACCAGATACGCAAAACGCATCTCAGGAATCTCTTGAAGAGACGAAGGCTGCCTTGAAAGGTACTGAAGAAAGTACGACACAAAAGACCTCCATCGTTGCGGATACCACAAAAATTGAGGAACAAACAGCAGAAAAAGAAGACAATATTGTCGAGGGGGAATGGCAGAAGGCAAAGGAGAAAGAACCTGTAAATGTAACCGCAAATGATACAAAAGCATCAGTCACAAATCAGGAAGATTGGAAAGACGTTTCTTATAGCGATGGAAAGACTACCTCCAAATTCAGAATGCATAAGGTGAAATATAGTGACAGTCTTCGTAAAATAGCAAGAAAATACTACGGGGATGAGTCCAAGTGGTTACTGATTTTCAATGCAAATCAGGATAAAATTCAAGATCGTAACAGCATTAGGATTGGGACAGAACTTATTATACCTGAAGAAAAGACAAAGACGGAGATAACGACCCCGACACTTTCCCAGGTAGTCGAAATGGAAGATGCAAAACAAACCGTTAGAAAACACATAATTCAGCAAGGTGATTCGCTTTATACGTTAGCCACAAAGTATTATAATGATGGCACAAAGTGGAGCAAAATATTTAACGCTAACAGGAAGGTCCTTAAGGATCAAAAATCTTTGAAAATTGGGCAAGAACTAGTTATTCCAGATCTTTAA
- the yajC gene encoding preprotein translocase subunit YajC, with protein sequence MLFLLQAAGKQSPGGMLSMLLPFILMFVVMYFLILRPQKRKERERKALLSRIKKNDRVVTAGGVHGVITSVRENEIILRVDDAKDVKIKVDRSAIVTVLEVFHDEDTEESKEAIKEGKEAK encoded by the coding sequence ATGCTTTTTTTATTACAAGCGGCAGGAAAACAATCACCAGGTGGCATGCTGTCGATGTTGCTCCCATTTATACTCATGTTTGTCGTGATGTATTTCTTGATACTGAGACCGCAGAAAAGAAAGGAAAGAGAGCGCAAGGCGCTGTTGTCCAGAATCAAAAAGAACGATCGGGTTGTAACGGCTGGGGGAGTCCATGGAGTTATTACGTCTGTCAGAGAGAATGAAATTATCCTCCGTGTAGATGACGCCAAAGATGTAAAGATCAAAGTCGACAGGAGCGCGATTGTTACGGTATTAGAGGTTTTTCACGATGAAGATACCGAAGAGTCTAAAGAGGCGATAAAGGAAGGCAAAGAAGCAAAATAA
- the secD gene encoding protein translocase subunit SecD yields MIKNLRWRIPLIAVVIAIGTMVLYPPAEKVLKRERVKEIDGKVVERTTVEKSWTQFFITNPVVREMIISEETDKDGKNIRNKVVEYVSKGKIKLGLDLKGGSELLYKVRVDEREDRPGITKEIIEVLKKRIDPQGVIEYRIQEQGSHRILIQVPGATRTEIEGLKNRITRLGKLEFRLAASSDSPEYTEAVEGKQIPGFYKHWLRKKKGEEGEAGKWFLVQNKIAISGEHLSRIYADRKGIEPVVGFEFDAIGKSKFGQITERNIGKPLAIILDGILYSAPVIRDRIPGAGIIEGNFTQDEVNELIAIMRAGSLPADLELEMETMVGPSLGRDSINRGLIAGAIGGIFVILFIGIYYMGIGWVANCANALNIFLIVAAMALLDATMTLPGIAGLVLMIGMGIDANVLIFERIREEKAKGKPIRAAVKAGYEKAFSAIFDSNITTLITGVILAAVGTGPVKGFAWILILGLIINLFTAIFVTRVMYDLFMDLSWIKKFSMLKLIGIPHVRFLNYRFILVAVSGACIIAGLTIFTLRGNKKYDIDFTGGTLVHLHLNNPTPPGFIRTALAETGYEEAEVQSIWSEESLTQFASTANEFGIRIKELNEEKVKQKITEDVKRVLDKAGLFKGIDFVEPLVFHLELQKPVDEVAIQKSLKEAGYSEEDVVSITPVNQPAREYVVNISGLEDAKKRPQLVGSVVDGLKDNLVFHDVKITLGEITETLQAQDVGMQTSKPFMDVEASEPIEPVILNFELNKQGFSNITVTGLSKESPMVRTSKLKIEGPRTSLQEIKQTLKETIPSPSVSIIGNEAIRVELKEGIGKESFVTMIRGIKSVKDAIKSIYSRNAPAPVFAIRMEPLSAGKIQEKIKEDIVHKFKDNWYKEKVDVSFELIKEGSGDTAGVEIPQMTKTNQAQFRMMLSKPLKKEVIEEVLTSAGYPNILEQGLEKGREYQAVKIVLGSQNAETVEKTIKGAFEIPQPLKRIVSIGATVAGEMKGRAILAVIFSCIATIFYVWFRFGDFKFGSAAIIAVIHDILVTLGAVAVADYLFGNMKIDSAMVAAFLTVVGYSLNDTIVVFDRIRENMGGRGKILTPQLVNDSINQTLSRTLLTGITTIGVLCALFFLGGSEVHGFAFVMLVGILVGTYSTIFIACPMLLNWKGLSATSQVLPRQNYPIQGKETKRKNI; encoded by the coding sequence ATGATTAAAAACTTAAGGTGGAGGATACCTCTCATTGCGGTAGTTATTGCTATTGGTACCATGGTATTGTATCCACCGGCAGAAAAGGTCTTGAAGAGAGAGCGTGTCAAAGAGATTGACGGCAAGGTAGTAGAACGGACTACAGTAGAAAAATCATGGACGCAGTTTTTCATAACAAATCCCGTTGTCCGGGAGATGATCATCAGCGAGGAAACAGACAAAGACGGCAAGAATATCCGGAACAAGGTTGTTGAATATGTGTCAAAGGGTAAAATTAAACTTGGATTAGACCTCAAAGGTGGCTCCGAATTACTCTATAAGGTTAGAGTGGATGAAAGGGAAGATCGTCCGGGTATTACAAAAGAAATTATCGAGGTGCTCAAGAAGAGGATTGACCCGCAGGGTGTTATAGAGTACCGAATACAAGAACAGGGTAGCCATCGGATACTTATTCAGGTACCGGGGGCAACAAGAACGGAAATAGAAGGACTGAAGAACCGAATTACGCGGCTTGGCAAGCTTGAGTTCAGATTGGCAGCCAGCAGTGACAGTCCGGAATATACAGAGGCCGTGGAGGGGAAACAAATCCCCGGTTTTTATAAACATTGGTTAAGAAAGAAAAAGGGTGAAGAGGGTGAGGCTGGTAAGTGGTTCCTTGTTCAAAATAAGATAGCAATTTCCGGTGAACATCTATCCAGAATATATGCTGACCGTAAAGGGATTGAACCGGTTGTGGGGTTTGAGTTTGACGCTATCGGTAAGTCCAAGTTCGGGCAGATTACAGAACGTAATATTGGCAAACCTCTGGCGATAATCCTGGATGGCATCCTGTATTCAGCGCCTGTTATACGCGACCGCATTCCTGGGGCGGGGATTATTGAAGGGAATTTCACGCAGGATGAAGTGAACGAACTCATTGCCATAATGCGGGCAGGAAGCTTACCTGCTGACCTTGAACTTGAAATGGAAACTATGGTCGGACCAAGTTTGGGGAGAGATTCGATTAACCGAGGCCTGATAGCGGGAGCAATAGGTGGCATTTTCGTCATTCTCTTCATCGGTATTTATTACATGGGAATAGGATGGGTTGCCAACTGTGCAAACGCATTAAATATCTTCCTGATAGTTGCTGCAATGGCATTGCTCGACGCCACCATGACACTTCCGGGTATTGCAGGTTTGGTGCTTATGATTGGTATGGGAATCGATGCCAATGTGCTTATTTTTGAAAGGATCCGCGAGGAAAAAGCCAAAGGGAAACCTATCCGTGCAGCCGTTAAGGCAGGATATGAAAAGGCATTTTCTGCTATCTTCGATTCTAACATTACTACCTTGATTACAGGTGTTATACTTGCCGCAGTAGGCACAGGCCCCGTGAAAGGATTTGCATGGATATTAATCCTTGGTTTGATTATTAACCTGTTTACCGCCATTTTCGTGACAAGGGTCATGTATGATTTGTTCATGGATTTAAGCTGGATCAAGAAGTTTTCCATGTTAAAACTGATCGGTATTCCTCACGTCAGATTTCTGAATTATCGTTTTATTCTGGTAGCTGTTTCAGGTGCATGTATTATCGCCGGACTTACCATATTTACTCTTCGCGGGAATAAAAAATATGATATTGATTTCACCGGCGGTACCCTTGTGCATTTACACCTAAACAATCCAACACCACCTGGATTTATAAGGACTGCATTGGCAGAGACGGGTTATGAAGAGGCTGAGGTGCAAAGTATCTGGTCTGAGGAGAGTCTGACCCAGTTCGCGTCAACAGCAAACGAATTTGGTATCAGGATAAAAGAGCTTAACGAGGAAAAGGTAAAACAAAAAATAACAGAGGACGTAAAAAGGGTTCTGGATAAGGCCGGGCTGTTTAAAGGGATTGATTTTGTCGAACCTTTGGTTTTTCATCTTGAATTGCAAAAACCGGTGGATGAAGTGGCTATTCAGAAAAGCTTGAAAGAAGCAGGTTATAGTGAGGAAGATGTGGTATCGATAACACCTGTTAATCAGCCAGCCAGAGAATATGTAGTGAATATTTCGGGTTTGGAAGATGCTAAAAAACGCCCGCAACTGGTTGGCTCGGTTGTAGATGGATTAAAAGATAATCTGGTTTTCCACGATGTAAAAATAACGCTGGGTGAAATTACTGAAACATTGCAGGCTCAGGATGTGGGTATGCAGACATCTAAACCTTTCATGGATGTGGAAGCAAGTGAGCCTATAGAACCCGTTATCCTCAATTTTGAACTGAATAAGCAGGGGTTTAGTAATATTACTGTAACGGGACTATCAAAAGAATCCCCTATGGTACGCACAAGTAAGCTCAAAATTGAAGGCCCAAGAACAAGTTTGCAGGAAATAAAACAGACTTTGAAGGAAACGATTCCCAGTCCGAGCGTCAGTATCATCGGAAATGAAGCGATTCGGGTAGAATTGAAAGAGGGTATTGGTAAAGAAAGTTTTGTGACGATGATTCGTGGAATTAAATCTGTAAAAGATGCCATAAAAAGTATTTATTCAAGGAATGCCCCGGCACCTGTATTTGCAATTCGTATGGAGCCTTTGAGCGCAGGAAAAATCCAGGAGAAAATTAAGGAAGATATCGTTCATAAATTTAAAGACAACTGGTATAAAGAAAAGGTTGATGTCTCTTTTGAATTGATTAAAGAGGGCTCTGGAGATACGGCAGGCGTTGAAATACCTCAAATGACGAAAACAAATCAGGCACAATTTCGCATGATGTTATCAAAACCATTGAAAAAAGAGGTTATTGAAGAGGTGCTAACCTCGGCGGGATACCCCAATATTCTTGAACAGGGTTTGGAAAAAGGAAGGGAATACCAGGCTGTCAAGATTGTTCTTGGCTCTCAAAATGCTGAAACAGTTGAAAAGACCATAAAAGGTGCATTTGAAATACCTCAGCCACTAAAAAGGATCGTGAGTATCGGCGCCACCGTCGCTGGTGAAATGAAGGGGCGCGCCATCCTGGCGGTAATCTTCTCCTGTATTGCAACAATATTTTATGTATGGTTTCGTTTCGGCGACTTCAAATTTGGTTCTGCTGCAATTATCGCCGTTATTCACGATATTCTGGTTACCCTTGGTGCCGTGGCGGTTGCAGACTACTTATTTGGAAATATGAAGATTGACAGTGCCATGGTAGCAGCGTTTCTTACTGTAGTGGGTTATTCTCTGAATGATACGATTGTTGTATTTGACAGGATTAGGGAGAATATGGGGGGACGGGGAAAGATATTGACTCCGCAACTGGTTAACGATAGTATTAACCAGACCCTGAGTCGTACACTTCTGACAGGCATCACGACTATTGGTGTATTGTGCGCCTTGTTTTTTCTGGGCGGGTCTGAGGTTCATGGATTTGCATTTGTTATGTTGGTAGGAATCCTTGTGGGTACCTATTCTACCATATTCATTGCTTGCCCAATGTTGCTTAACTGGAAAGGCCTTTCTGCCACAAGTCAGGTATTGCCACGACAAAATTATCCAATTCAGGGAAAGGAGACAAAACGAAAAAACATTTGA
- a CDS encoding SpoIID/LytB domain-containing protein codes for MVRTLFLMIATILPTVSAGLPLSCQKEAPVVQDEVLDYGPLLDKTPVLRVLLVNDKREAQLAISGCYQITGSLKNIIDQGEGLQKCTISVNNGGISIGNKHYNNGELRVTSHRDGEIVLNDVRYRGEIRILQQFNNKLSVIEEIDLESFIGGVLGSEMPPSWDEDALRAQAVTARTYAMYKKKVRRDEVYHLDMLELAYRGVAGETARLNKIVQETKGVVMVYNWNIFPAYFHSTCGGHTEDINHVFGRESIPPLSGVSCNYCNNSKHSSWSTDISKAAIEKKLREANIFVSNISTVTAIDPGVGDHGSKVEITSANGSKELNANDFRLLVGPNYLFSTAFRSRSNGKSITFSGKGWGHGVGLCQYGAQAMAQKGFKWTAILKHYYPKIELVRVY; via the coding sequence ATGGTTAGGACGTTATTCCTGATGATTGCTACGATATTACCGACTGTTTCCGCAGGGTTACCTCTTTCATGCCAGAAGGAAGCCCCTGTGGTTCAAGATGAGGTTCTTGATTACGGGCCCCTCTTGGATAAAACGCCCGTCCTGCGTGTGCTCCTGGTAAATGACAAGCGGGAGGCACAATTGGCCATTAGTGGATGTTACCAGATTACCGGCAGCCTGAAAAACATTATAGATCAGGGAGAAGGACTCCAAAAGTGTACCATATCGGTAAATAACGGTGGTATCAGTATAGGAAATAAACATTATAACAACGGTGAACTAAGGGTCACAAGTCATCGAGACGGAGAAATTGTGTTAAATGACGTACGATATCGCGGAGAAATCAGGATATTGCAGCAATTTAATAACAAATTATCGGTAATCGAAGAAATAGACCTTGAAAGTTTTATTGGCGGTGTACTTGGCAGTGAAATGCCGCCAAGCTGGGATGAAGACGCTTTGCGTGCTCAGGCGGTAACAGCAAGGACCTATGCAATGTATAAAAAAAAGGTAAGGCGGGATGAGGTATATCACTTGGATATGCTGGAACTTGCATACAGAGGTGTGGCTGGAGAAACAGCACGCCTCAATAAAATTGTACAGGAAACGAAGGGTGTTGTTATGGTGTACAACTGGAATATTTTCCCTGCCTATTTCCACAGTACGTGTGGAGGACATACGGAAGATATCAACCATGTATTTGGGAGAGAGAGTATACCACCCCTAAGTGGAGTGTCGTGTAATTACTGTAATAACTCCAAACATTCCAGCTGGAGTACAGACATTAGTAAAGCAGCAATAGAAAAAAAATTACGAGAAGCTAATATCTTTGTCTCGAATATCAGCACTGTCACGGCAATAGATCCCGGAGTTGGTGATCATGGATCGAAAGTCGAGATTACTTCTGCGAATGGAAGCAAAGAACTGAATGCCAACGATTTTCGATTATTGGTAGGTCCGAATTATTTGTTTAGCACGGCCTTTCGTTCTAGAAGTAATGGAAAGAGCATCACCTTTTCCGGTAAAGGATGGGGACATGGCGTGGGACTTTGCCAGTATGGTGCTCAAGCTATGGCCCAAAAAGGTTTTAAGTGGACTGCCATTTTAAAACATTACTATCCAAAGATAGAATTGGTTCGGGTATATTAA
- the ruvB gene encoding Holliday junction branch migration DNA helicase RuvB: MVNEDILSSTAIVDDKNLDLTLRPKRFSDFIGQNRIKENLLIYIEAAKKRGEPLDHILFSGPPGLGKTTLSQIIASEINTTIRTTSGPILDKPVDLAGILTNLQYGDILFIDEIHRLNTTVEEYLYSAMEDFFIDIIIDQGPKARSVKIKLPKFTLVGSTTREGLLTAPLRSRFGVLEKLEFYPWDDLYKIVCNSARILSIHIEEKGAEIIAKRSRGTPRIANRFLRRIRDVAQVRGNDVINEEVANMGLGMLGVDENGLGDMDRKILETIIRYGGGPVGLKTIAVSVSEEEDTIEEVYESFLIQRGYLDKTPRGRVVTKQAYEHLGYPYRTEAGLQKKLF, translated from the coding sequence ATGGTAAATGAAGATATTTTATCTTCTACGGCAATTGTTGATGATAAAAATCTGGACCTTACGCTAAGGCCAAAACGATTCAGTGATTTTATTGGACAAAATCGCATAAAAGAAAATCTGCTCATTTACATCGAAGCTGCAAAGAAAAGGGGAGAACCATTAGATCACATCTTGTTTTCCGGACCGCCCGGTTTAGGGAAAACAACGTTGTCACAAATTATTGCCAGCGAGATTAACACAACGATTAGAACGACTTCCGGCCCTATCTTAGATAAACCGGTAGACCTTGCGGGTATTCTTACGAATTTGCAATATGGGGATATCCTTTTTATTGATGAAATTCACAGATTAAATACAACGGTAGAGGAATATCTGTATTCGGCAATGGAGGATTTTTTCATTGATATCATTATTGATCAGGGACCCAAGGCGCGGTCGGTAAAAATTAAATTGCCAAAATTTACGCTTGTTGGATCAACTACACGGGAAGGATTGCTTACTGCCCCCCTTCGTTCTCGATTTGGCGTACTTGAAAAGCTGGAGTTCTATCCTTGGGATGACCTTTACAAAATTGTGTGTAATTCTGCCCGTATTCTTTCCATTCACATAGAAGAGAAGGGGGCTGAAATTATTGCAAAAAGATCCAGGGGTACCCCAAGAATAGCCAATAGATTTTTAAGACGGATTCGGGATGTTGCCCAGGTGCGTGGAAATGACGTTATTAATGAAGAGGTAGCCAATATGGGATTGGGGATGTTGGGGGTGGATGAGAATGGTTTGGGAGACATGGATCGAAAAATACTGGAAACAATCATTCGATATGGCGGAGGTCCTGTCGGCTTGAAGACTATTGCGGTTTCGGTAAGCGAAGAAGAGGATACAATAGAAGAGGTGTATGAATCATTTTTGATTCAAAGGGGGTATCTTGATAAAACACCCCGGGGAAGAGTTGTCACGAAGCAGGCTTATGAACATTTAGGATATCCGTATCGCACCGAAGCCGGACTCCAAAAAAAACTATTTTGA